A single window of Streptomyces aquilus DNA harbors:
- a CDS encoding sugar transferase: MGDAVAAGIVSVALGPLGGEWAVAAALPGVWLLCLGTCGAYEPYRVRTGTEEFGRVWRALGAAFVGAVAVWWVVQGDEMLRDAAVALPVTAALTLAVRSGERHWTPVGRDPQWVLVVGAARRAVELIMVLRRSNATGLRVVGVCLTDPTPPDVTGFGVQVYGGMDGLMDTVRRTRCDAVVVVPNPEIGAGEVRELSWQLHREGVALVLAPVLADVVPSRLAVWPVAGVPLLHVRGPTLSRVRRIPKELTDRLLAALLLVLLSPLMLAIALTIRIDSSGPALFCHRRIGLGGRPFTLLKFRTMYQDAERRKAELVSLNQYGDGPFFKMTDDPRVTRVGLVLRRCSLDELPQLFNVVAGRMSLVGPRPLLAEEIVALGVEGRRRLLVKPGLSGLWQVSGRSRLSAEDRARLDMSYVENWTPALDVKILLRTPPAVVRGSGAY, translated from the coding sequence ATGGGCGATGCGGTTGCCGCGGGGATCGTCTCCGTCGCTCTGGGGCCGCTCGGTGGCGAGTGGGCGGTTGCAGCAGCCCTGCCCGGCGTCTGGCTCCTGTGTCTCGGCACATGCGGTGCGTACGAGCCGTACCGCGTGCGCACCGGCACCGAGGAGTTCGGCCGGGTGTGGCGGGCCCTAGGGGCGGCCTTTGTGGGGGCCGTCGCGGTGTGGTGGGTCGTCCAGGGCGACGAGATGCTGCGCGATGCGGCGGTGGCGCTGCCGGTCACCGCCGCGCTGACACTCGCCGTGCGCTCGGGGGAGCGGCACTGGACACCCGTCGGGAGGGACCCTCAGTGGGTTCTCGTGGTGGGGGCCGCCCGGCGGGCCGTCGAGCTCATCATGGTGCTGCGTCGAAGCAACGCGACCGGTCTTCGGGTCGTCGGCGTCTGCTTGACGGACCCCACCCCTCCTGACGTGACGGGGTTCGGCGTCCAGGTCTACGGAGGCATGGACGGGCTGATGGACACAGTGCGGCGGACTCGCTGTGACGCGGTCGTCGTCGTACCGAACCCCGAGATCGGTGCCGGGGAAGTGCGGGAGCTGTCCTGGCAGTTGCACCGGGAGGGGGTCGCCCTGGTCCTTGCACCGGTGCTCGCCGACGTGGTGCCCTCGCGCCTGGCGGTCTGGCCGGTCGCCGGAGTACCGCTGTTGCACGTGCGCGGACCCACGCTCTCCAGAGTCCGTCGGATCCCCAAGGAACTGACCGACCGGTTGCTCGCCGCGCTCCTGCTCGTCCTGCTGTCCCCGTTGATGCTGGCCATCGCGCTGACGATCCGGATCGACAGTTCCGGCCCCGCGCTCTTCTGCCACCGTCGGATCGGTCTCGGCGGCCGTCCGTTCACCCTGCTGAAGTTCCGCACGATGTACCAGGACGCGGAGCGGCGGAAGGCCGAACTCGTCAGCCTCAACCAGTACGGCGACGGCCCGTTCTTCAAAATGACCGACGACCCGCGAGTCACCAGGGTGGGCCTGGTCCTGCGGCGCTGCTCGCTGGACGAACTGCCGCAGCTGTTCAATGTCGTCGCGGGCCGGATGTCTCTGGTGGGCCCACGGCCGCTGCTGGCCGAGGAGATCGTGGCCCTCGGCGTCGAAGGCCGCCGTCGGCTGCTGGTCAAGCCCGGACTGAGCGGGCTGTGGCAGGTGAGCGGCAGGTCCCGGCTCTCCGCCGAGGACCGGGCTCGTCTCGACATGAGCTATGTCGAGAACTGGACGCCCGCACTCGACGTCAAGATCCTGCTGCGGACGCCGCCCGCAGTCGTGCGTGGATCCGGTGCTTACTGA
- a CDS encoding oligosaccharide flippase family protein produces MRHESRPGSDEPQEQVDLTRAELADRANAGVIVVATRGALIMLLALAGNIVVARLLDPRDFGVVAIGMSFVLFAGMLSQGGLGIGLIRRAEPPTPAELGALTALQTTVTGVMVVAAVAAAPSFGRVGWVTAVMMTSLPFAALQLPGRILLERALLFRRLVVVEVAEVTFYQAWAVGTVLAGFGVWGLATATVVRALAGGIAMAWACPEGLVRPRPSFRLIKPLLGFGLRFQAVDATLLVRGQALNASVAAISGLATLGLWVLAQRLMQVPDLIFQALWRVSFPTMSRLVSQKENVVPLMERALGIAAVGTGFVLTGLTAAAPGLVPGVFGEQWTEASTIIPGASLALAIGGCVSVATQGYLYAVGDATAVLRATLVQTVLWFAVTLPLLPVIGPVSIGIGWGASAAVEAVVLGRAATRRINVRLVRPLLVPVSVGICSAAAGWMIALREGADLRSGCLGGGSALCLFVLGMAVFDRQLLADTWRFAAAATRAAARRQHRR; encoded by the coding sequence ATGCGGCATGAGTCCAGGCCCGGCTCCGACGAACCTCAGGAGCAAGTCGACCTCACGCGAGCCGAACTGGCGGACCGCGCGAACGCCGGGGTGATCGTCGTCGCCACGCGGGGCGCACTCATCATGCTCCTCGCGCTCGCGGGAAACATCGTCGTCGCCCGGCTGCTCGACCCACGGGATTTCGGCGTGGTCGCGATCGGCATGTCGTTCGTGCTCTTCGCCGGGATGCTGTCCCAGGGCGGCCTCGGCATCGGCCTCATCCGACGGGCCGAGCCGCCGACCCCCGCCGAACTCGGCGCGTTGACCGCCCTCCAGACCACCGTGACCGGTGTGATGGTCGTGGCCGCCGTCGCTGCCGCGCCGTCCTTCGGCCGGGTCGGCTGGGTCACGGCGGTCATGATGACGTCCCTGCCGTTCGCCGCGCTTCAACTGCCGGGCCGGATCCTGCTGGAGCGGGCTCTGCTCTTTCGCCGCCTGGTGGTCGTGGAAGTGGCGGAGGTGACCTTCTACCAGGCATGGGCTGTGGGCACCGTGCTCGCCGGCTTCGGCGTCTGGGGCCTGGCGACGGCGACCGTCGTGCGCGCCCTGGCCGGTGGCATCGCCATGGCCTGGGCCTGCCCCGAGGGCCTGGTACGGCCCCGGCCGTCCTTCCGTCTGATCAAGCCGCTGCTGGGCTTCGGCCTGCGCTTCCAGGCGGTTGACGCCACCTTGCTGGTGCGTGGCCAGGCGCTCAACGCCTCCGTCGCGGCGATCAGCGGTCTTGCGACGCTCGGTCTCTGGGTCCTCGCCCAACGGCTGATGCAGGTCCCCGACCTCATCTTTCAGGCACTGTGGCGGGTCTCGTTCCCCACCATGTCCCGGCTGGTCTCGCAGAAGGAGAACGTCGTTCCTCTGATGGAGCGGGCGCTGGGCATCGCAGCAGTGGGCACGGGCTTCGTCCTCACCGGCCTCACCGCTGCCGCTCCCGGGCTGGTGCCCGGGGTCTTCGGAGAGCAGTGGACCGAGGCGAGCACGATCATCCCGGGAGCGTCTCTCGCGCTGGCGATCGGCGGCTGCGTCTCGGTGGCCACGCAGGGCTACCTCTACGCGGTGGGCGACGCCACGGCGGTGCTGCGGGCGACCCTTGTGCAGACCGTCCTCTGGTTCGCGGTGACGCTGCCGCTGCTTCCCGTCATCGGCCCGGTGTCCATCGGGATCGGCTGGGGTGCGTCCGCGGCGGTGGAGGCGGTGGTCCTGGGCAGGGCGGCGACTCGGCGGATCAACGTGCGACTGGTCCGCCCTCTGCTCGTCCCCGTCTCGGTGGGGATCTGTTCGGCCGCGGCAGGGTGGATGATCGCGCTGCGGGAAGGCGCCGACCTGCGGTCGGGATGCCTGGGCGGCGGATCCGCCCTGTGCCTGTTCGTCCTCGGCATGGCCGTGTTCGACCGTCAACTGCTGGCGGACACCTGGCGGTTCGCCGCCGCTGCCACGCGCGCCGCCGCCCGGCGTCAGCACCGCAGGTGA
- a CDS encoding O-antigen ligase family protein — protein sequence MLVLLAAAMPIRTLGPNSVIRSMSVLDVLLLVAAVTLALDCAVRPLNIGYPRLFGLLCVPLLVCCLSLTWSQDMAATLRTTLVYLEGIVAYLFVVRELEGVPPSRVMTYIKRYSYLVIVPAVLLLLHTPGFAPAQPGLDPTSGDYLSYYSRLSHPVIGRSNNLATVLAFFVPVLFYWGHKHHDRRFTRAGCITLIAVVLTLSRGVMLALLIMALLAALGGVVRTHRIERRTLGTTLTAVAVAVAGVALLQQFNPSTREFFGDRFSGSNVFMRSDLAEKAMAKVAERPVLGFGGGVTPDHDPYLAIGVHNTYLQQVVYFGLPLGLLVSLSLVGVALFFFSRWRLGGVNRVIGFALLAQLLIFVTESSFEGTDLRLIFYLSIGLVTALARACDAQEPHLRC from the coding sequence ATGCTGGTGCTTCTCGCCGCCGCCATGCCGATCCGCACCCTGGGTCCCAACTCCGTCATCCGCTCGATGTCCGTCCTGGATGTCCTGCTCCTCGTCGCGGCGGTGACGCTCGCCCTCGACTGTGCCGTGCGGCCGTTGAACATCGGCTACCCGCGGCTGTTCGGCCTGCTGTGTGTCCCGCTGCTGGTGTGCTGCCTGTCGCTGACGTGGTCCCAGGACATGGCGGCCACACTGCGCACCACCCTCGTCTACCTGGAGGGGATCGTCGCTTATCTCTTCGTGGTGCGAGAGCTGGAAGGGGTGCCGCCGAGTCGGGTGATGACCTACATCAAGCGGTACAGCTACCTGGTCATCGTCCCGGCGGTGCTCCTGCTGCTGCACACCCCGGGATTCGCTCCGGCGCAACCTGGTCTCGACCCCACGTCGGGCGACTACCTGTCGTACTACAGCCGGCTCTCACATCCGGTGATCGGCAGGTCGAACAACCTGGCGACCGTGCTGGCGTTCTTCGTGCCCGTTCTCTTCTACTGGGGCCACAAGCACCACGACCGCCGCTTCACCAGGGCGGGCTGCATCACGCTCATCGCCGTGGTGCTCACCCTGTCGCGGGGTGTCATGCTCGCCCTGCTCATCATGGCGCTGCTCGCCGCGCTGGGCGGTGTCGTCCGCACGCACCGGATCGAGCGCCGCACACTGGGCACAACACTCACCGCGGTGGCGGTCGCGGTCGCGGGAGTGGCGCTGCTGCAGCAGTTCAATCCCTCCACACGTGAGTTCTTCGGCGACCGGTTCAGCGGTTCCAACGTCTTCATGCGGTCGGATCTCGCGGAGAAGGCCATGGCCAAAGTCGCCGAGCGGCCCGTCCTCGGCTTCGGGGGCGGTGTGACACCCGATCACGATCCCTATCTGGCCATCGGCGTCCACAACACCTATCTCCAGCAGGTGGTGTACTTCGGCCTGCCGCTGGGGCTGCTGGTCTCCTTGTCGCTCGTGGGCGTGGCGCTCTTCTTCTTCTCCCGTTGGCGGCTCGGTGGCGTCAATCGGGTCATCGGTTTCGCCCTGCTCGCCCAACTGCTCATCTTCGTCACCGAATCGAGCTTCGAGGGCACCGACCTAAGGCTGATCTTCTACCTGTCGATCGGACTGGTCACCGCTCTCGCGCGCGCCTGCGACGCGCAGGAACCTCACCTGCGGTGCTGA
- a CDS encoding Wzz/FepE/Etk N-terminal domain-containing protein, translating to MDLRAYFRMFLRHWVAIVLLAALGAAGGAAVAWLKDPSYAAKTEMIVTVGNPGSDLAQAYQGALFAEERAQSYSTLITSEQVLEALIDELGLPYSVDTLRSRITASNPASTAIIKVTVEDRSAQRATEIAESIGPVFADVVVATDDTDNATGAAGGHPDVGVEALQPERAPAQLVPQHRALDVVLGLVVGLVLGIGWAVIREITDRRVHDAEDVARASDIPVLGVVPGAGERRRKAAPQDARRSLPVVEDYRLAAVSLRSAGAGGVYAVTAPRDGGEVATTAVGIAIAVAQGGDSVILVDTDLHSTRLAKALGLPGAAGLKDALNGRVALDRALRQWREGLPLRVLADSRPDDGTRDTVVLQERALDALCEELGHRADVVVLAAPPVLTRADAAVVARVAGQALIVIRAKVTRGDELDASVLSLRAHGVTVVGAVLSDPARRTTPNWSAHREQTPTDAHEGRRSASPVTSLGADRSPAEPRDGRHGDHLASPTRR from the coding sequence ATGGACCTCAGAGCGTATTTCCGGATGTTCCTCAGGCACTGGGTCGCCATCGTGCTGCTCGCCGCTCTCGGTGCGGCGGGAGGTGCCGCCGTCGCCTGGCTGAAGGATCCGTCGTACGCCGCCAAGACCGAGATGATCGTGACGGTCGGCAACCCGGGATCCGATCTCGCCCAGGCATACCAGGGCGCGCTGTTCGCCGAGGAGCGTGCCCAGTCCTACTCGACCCTGATCACCAGTGAGCAGGTACTCGAAGCGCTCATAGACGAGTTGGGACTGCCCTACTCGGTCGACACCCTCCGGTCCCGGATCACCGCGTCCAACCCGGCGAGCACAGCGATCATCAAGGTCACCGTCGAGGACAGGTCGGCACAGCGGGCGACTGAGATCGCCGAGTCCATCGGGCCCGTGTTCGCCGATGTCGTGGTCGCGACCGACGACACCGACAACGCGACGGGCGCCGCTGGCGGCCACCCCGACGTCGGGGTGGAGGCGCTCCAGCCCGAGCGGGCACCGGCCCAACTGGTGCCGCAGCACAGGGCCCTGGATGTCGTACTGGGACTGGTCGTCGGGCTCGTCCTGGGCATCGGATGGGCGGTGATCCGTGAGATCACCGACCGGCGGGTGCACGATGCCGAGGACGTGGCCAGAGCCTCGGACATCCCGGTGCTCGGTGTCGTTCCCGGCGCCGGAGAACGCCGGAGGAAGGCTGCGCCGCAGGACGCACGCCGCTCGCTGCCGGTGGTCGAGGACTACAGGCTGGCGGCCGTCAGCCTTCGGTCGGCCGGCGCCGGCGGCGTCTACGCGGTGACGGCACCGAGGGACGGCGGGGAGGTGGCCACTACCGCTGTGGGCATCGCGATCGCCGTTGCGCAGGGCGGGGACTCCGTCATCCTGGTCGACACCGATCTCCACTCGACGCGCCTCGCCAAGGCGTTGGGCCTTCCTGGAGCGGCCGGTCTCAAAGACGCGCTGAACGGCCGGGTCGCGCTCGACCGCGCCCTCCGCCAGTGGCGCGAGGGCCTGCCGCTGCGCGTACTCGCCGACAGCAGGCCGGACGACGGGACCCGTGACACGGTGGTGCTTCAGGAACGGGCACTCGACGCGCTGTGCGAGGAGCTCGGACATCGTGCGGACGTCGTGGTCCTCGCCGCACCTCCCGTGCTGACGCGGGCCGATGCCGCCGTCGTCGCGCGCGTGGCCGGGCAGGCGTTGATCGTGATCAGGGCGAAGGTGACCCGCGGCGACGAACTCGACGCGTCCGTACTGAGCTTGCGGGCGCACGGCGTGACCGTGGTGGGCGCCGTCCTCAGCGATCCCGCCCGCCGAACCACCCCGAACTGGTCCGCCCACCGGGAGCAGACGCCGACCGACGCCCATGAGGGCCGGCGCAGCGCATCGCCGGTCACGTCCCTCGGGGCAGACCGTTCACCCGCTGAACCACGGGATGGAAGACACGGTGACCATCTGGCTTCGCCAACTCGGCGGTGA
- a CDS encoding glycosyltransferase, producing the protein MERRNDHPRRVLVIGELDGYANSLKPVAIEHFLRERGHEVRLVDTYSLSRASSAAGSLGRRLPAARPRKMALYAVEAATKSLTGRWGFGRRRLSYHLLLANHRMRRGILKSSLPLDDFDLVICETPHDADVLTADTAAETLYDCPTPWADELFYEERLTERQHAKLRRREKTLFEGVDHLTFHWESYARYARERYGLTGDNVMVMNFGCTLAAERARFRRPPRVVYLGSLGSRFIDLPLLARLARAYPYIDVYGGPAPDPRLGLNYLGHTSPDILSGYQLGLITCTDDPLRRAGFSAKHLEYLAAGLPVLVPAWRRHLENLRGSVVYTERTFGSVIGSLTDERRWRELSDEAYAQARQLTWDIVLRPLEDLLEDIPVHRQAW; encoded by the coding sequence ATGGAGCGGCGCAACGACCACCCCCGGCGCGTCCTCGTCATAGGCGAACTGGACGGTTACGCCAACAGCCTGAAGCCGGTCGCGATCGAGCACTTCCTGCGCGAACGGGGGCACGAGGTCCGGCTCGTCGACACCTACTCACTGAGCCGGGCGTCCAGCGCGGCAGGTTCCCTCGGGCGCAGACTCCCCGCCGCGCGCCCCAGGAAGATGGCCCTCTACGCGGTCGAGGCGGCGACGAAGTCGCTGACCGGGCGGTGGGGGTTCGGGCGGCGGCGGCTTTCGTACCACCTGCTGCTGGCCAATCACCGGATGCGGCGCGGCATCCTCAAGTCGTCCCTGCCCCTCGACGACTTCGACCTCGTCATCTGTGAAACGCCCCATGACGCCGACGTGTTGACCGCTGACACCGCCGCCGAGACGCTCTACGACTGCCCCACTCCGTGGGCGGACGAACTCTTCTACGAGGAGCGGCTCACCGAGCGTCAGCACGCGAAGCTGAGGCGGCGGGAGAAAACGCTCTTCGAGGGCGTCGACCATCTCACCTTCCACTGGGAGTCGTACGCCCGCTACGCCCGAGAGCGCTACGGACTCACCGGCGACAACGTGATGGTCATGAACTTCGGTTGCACTCTCGCGGCCGAGCGGGCTCGATTCCGCAGGCCACCGCGTGTGGTGTATCTCGGCTCCCTGGGATCCCGGTTCATCGACCTGCCTCTTCTCGCCCGGCTGGCCCGCGCATACCCGTACATCGATGTCTACGGCGGACCGGCGCCGGATCCGCGACTGGGCCTGAACTACCTCGGCCACACCTCGCCGGACATCCTGAGCGGGTACCAGCTGGGGCTGATCACCTGCACCGACGACCCACTGCGCCGGGCGGGATTCTCCGCGAAGCACCTGGAATACCTCGCCGCCGGACTTCCCGTTCTGGTGCCCGCGTGGCGGCGTCATCTGGAAAACCTGCGCGGATCCGTCGTCTACACCGAGCGGACCTTCGGCTCGGTGATCGGCAGCCTGACCGACGAGCGGCGGTGGCGAGAACTCAGCGACGAAGCGTATGCCCAAGCGAGGCAACTCACCTGGGACATCGTCCTTCGCCCGCTGGAAGACCTCCTCGAAGACATCCCGGTCCACCGACAAGCGTGGTGA
- a CDS encoding glycosyltransferase, whose protein sequence is MPSATGAPDFSRGGRTVLHIAQSSEGGVASFVAALSVGQRARGDRVIVACRPFSRLSRAAVENGAETIAWEASAAPGPTVAREVAAVHRIVISIGPDLVHLHSSKAGLAGRLALRGSLPTVFQPHAWSFDAVSGALRWASVEWERLGSRWAHQLVCVSEGERAEGRAAGVTARYTVVPNGVDLDHFAAAETSAQTRARARLGVPPYAPVAVCVGRLCRQKAQDVLLEAWPRITERVPEAQLVLVGDGPDHTALAARAPATVRFTGDVDDPLDWYRAADLLVLPSRWEGMALAPLEAMACSCPVVVTDVPGAAESLPAQQRSDALVPPENPGALAASVAGLLADRARCRRRGEQAHDHVCRHHSVHQVVERMSDVYDRACATWAVQKGG, encoded by the coding sequence ATGCCGTCCGCGACCGGTGCCCCCGACTTCTCCCGTGGAGGACGCACGGTCCTGCACATCGCGCAGTCCAGTGAGGGCGGGGTGGCGAGTTTCGTCGCCGCGCTGTCCGTCGGGCAGAGGGCGAGGGGCGATCGCGTGATCGTCGCCTGCCGGCCCTTCAGCCGGCTGTCACGGGCGGCCGTGGAGAACGGAGCCGAGACGATCGCGTGGGAGGCGTCCGCGGCACCCGGCCCCACCGTCGCCCGGGAGGTGGCCGCCGTGCACCGCATCGTCATCTCGATCGGCCCGGACCTGGTGCACCTTCACAGCTCCAAGGCGGGTCTCGCCGGACGGCTCGCGCTGCGCGGATCGCTTCCCACCGTCTTCCAGCCGCACGCATGGTCCTTCGACGCGGTCTCGGGAGCCCTGCGCTGGGCCTCGGTGGAGTGGGAGCGGCTCGGGAGCAGGTGGGCGCACCAGCTGGTCTGTGTGAGCGAGGGCGAACGGGCTGAGGGGCGGGCCGCCGGAGTCACGGCCCGCTACACGGTCGTACCGAACGGAGTCGATCTCGATCACTTCGCCGCAGCCGAGACCTCCGCGCAGACCCGGGCCCGGGCCCGGCTCGGGGTACCCCCATACGCGCCGGTGGCCGTGTGCGTGGGCCGCCTCTGCCGCCAGAAGGCGCAGGACGTGCTGCTGGAAGCGTGGCCGAGGATCACGGAGAGGGTGCCCGAGGCCCAGCTGGTTCTGGTGGGGGACGGGCCCGATCACACGGCCCTCGCGGCGCGGGCACCTGCGACCGTCCGGTTCACCGGAGACGTCGACGACCCGCTCGACTGGTATCGCGCCGCTGACCTGCTGGTGCTGCCTTCACGCTGGGAGGGAATGGCCCTCGCCCCCCTCGAAGCCATGGCGTGCTCCTGCCCCGTCGTCGTCACCGATGTGCCGGGAGCGGCGGAATCCCTGCCCGCACAGCAGCGGTCGGACGCCCTGGTGCCCCCGGAGAACCCAGGAGCGCTCGCTGCGTCCGTGGCCGGTCTCCTGGCGGATCGGGCCCGCTGCCGTCGCCGCGGCGAGCAGGCCCATGACCATGTCTGCCGCCACCACAGCGTGCACCAGGTCGTCGAGCGCATGAGTGACGTGTACGACAGGGCCTGTGCCACATGGGCCGTGCAGAAGGGTGGTTGA